Proteins encoded within one genomic window of Couchioplanes caeruleus:
- a CDS encoding HPr family phosphocarrier protein, translating to MIRTVLWGGRAGLHMRAASRIAGAAALLPVPVTVRTPDRPAVPADSILSLLSLGALYGTELILEAYGEAAAEVLDRLAGLFAADLDVAGA from the coding sequence ATGATCCGCACGGTGCTGTGGGGTGGACGCGCCGGGCTGCACATGCGGGCGGCCTCCCGGATCGCCGGCGCCGCCGCGCTGCTGCCGGTGCCGGTCACCGTGCGGACGCCGGACCGCCCGGCGGTTCCGGCCGACAGCATCCTCTCCCTGCTCAGCCTGGGCGCGCTCTACGGCACCGAGCTGATCCTGGAGGCGTACGGCGAGGCGGCGGCCGAGGTCCTGGACCGGCTGGCCGGGCTGTTCGCCGCCGACCTGGACGTCGCCGGTGCCTGA
- a CDS encoding PTS sugar transporter subunit IIA, with product MRANLRPVLQARGVRVHERAADRVAAIHRCADVLEEIGAVHPAYREAMLDREWAMSTYLGEGVAIPHGLDMSRALVRHDSIVVLRFPEGVDWDGDTVTVCVAIAARGDGHVELLAALAQILLDPARARALREAGDPETVIALFRDEEQP from the coding sequence ATGAGAGCGAACCTGCGGCCCGTTCTCCAGGCCCGCGGCGTACGCGTGCACGAGCGGGCCGCCGATCGGGTGGCCGCGATCCACCGGTGTGCCGACGTGCTGGAGGAGATCGGCGCCGTCCACCCGGCGTACCGCGAGGCGATGCTCGACCGCGAGTGGGCCATGTCCACGTACCTCGGCGAGGGTGTCGCCATCCCGCACGGCCTCGACATGTCCCGGGCGCTGGTCCGCCACGACTCGATCGTCGTGCTGCGCTTCCCCGAGGGAGTCGACTGGGACGGCGACACGGTCACCGTCTGCGTCGCCATCGCCGCCCGCGGCGACGGCCACGTCGAGCTGCTCGCCGCGCTCGCCCAGATCCTGCTCGACCCGGCACGCGCCCGGGCGCTGCGGGAGGCAGGCGACCCGGAGACGGTCATCGCCCTCTTCCGGGACGAGGAACAGCCATGA
- the cutA gene encoding divalent-cation tolerance protein CutA has product MTTIDSRGAADSLARQAVEARVAACAQVSGPVTSTYWWEGKVEAAEEWRITFKTTTARYAALERHIREHHSYDVPEILCSPVTAGNPEYLEWLDAETPER; this is encoded by the coding sequence GTGACCACCATCGACTCCCGCGGGGCGGCGGACAGCCTGGCACGCCAAGCCGTAGAGGCCCGGGTTGCGGCCTGCGCTCAGGTCAGCGGTCCGGTCACCAGTACCTACTGGTGGGAGGGCAAAGTCGAAGCGGCCGAGGAGTGGCGGATCACCTTCAAGACAACGACCGCCCGCTACGCCGCGCTGGAGCGACACATCCGCGAGCACCACAGCTACGACGTACCTGAAATTCTGTGCAGCCCCGTCACGGCCGGCAACCCGGAATACCTGGAGTGGCTCGATGCCGAGACGCCCGAGCGCTGA
- a CDS encoding putative PEP-binding protein — protein sequence MPELLRGLGASAGTATGPAYRLADPPRLCAPGVVTDPEAEVERAYAAIDAVCQDIGRRAAATADATAAEILRVQAALAGDRTLRDGVARAVGAGLEAPHAVAAILAEHRSALLAAGGLLAARAADLDDLRDRVVAHCLGVPMPELPEPGCPFVLVAVDLAPADAALLDPSKVLAVVTSAGSFVSHTAILARARGLPTVVACGGALDIADGTVVTVDGTAGRVTIGYTPAVRRDRPGPPPEPDADLRGRTADGHPVALLANIGGAAELAGARVEGVGLFRTELLFQHHIDPPTKAEQVAAYAEVFAAMPGRQVIVRTLDAGSDKPLPFLGGHVEPNPALGLRGLRVARRHGDILRTQIAAIAAAARGSSARVAVMAPMVTTVAEAAQFAALCRDAGLPTVGVMIEVPAAALRSAQILQTVDFLSVGTNDLSQYAFAADRRSGELADLLDPWQPVLLSLIAQCAAAGAAVGRPVGVCGEAAADPAFAVVLAGLGVTSLSMSPPSVPAVRAALAAYTWDECRAAAQRALAAPDPASARAAVTHGRASDDRGPPRHAG from the coding sequence GTGCCTGAGCTGCTCCGCGGCCTCGGCGCCAGCGCCGGCACGGCGACCGGTCCGGCGTACCGCCTGGCCGATCCACCGCGCCTGTGCGCCCCGGGCGTGGTCACCGACCCGGAGGCCGAGGTGGAGCGGGCGTACGCGGCCATCGACGCGGTGTGCCAGGACATCGGCCGCCGCGCCGCGGCCACCGCCGACGCGACCGCCGCGGAGATCCTGCGGGTGCAGGCCGCGCTGGCCGGCGACCGGACCCTGCGCGACGGCGTCGCCCGGGCGGTCGGCGCCGGTCTCGAGGCACCGCACGCGGTGGCCGCCATCCTCGCCGAGCACCGGTCCGCCCTGCTGGCCGCCGGGGGACTCCTGGCCGCACGCGCCGCCGACCTCGACGACCTGCGGGACCGGGTCGTGGCGCACTGCCTCGGCGTGCCGATGCCGGAGCTGCCCGAGCCCGGATGCCCGTTCGTGCTGGTCGCGGTGGACCTCGCACCCGCGGACGCCGCCCTGCTGGACCCGTCGAAGGTGCTGGCCGTGGTCACGTCCGCCGGCAGTTTCGTCAGCCACACCGCGATCCTGGCGCGGGCGCGCGGCCTGCCCACCGTGGTCGCCTGCGGGGGCGCGCTCGACATCGCCGACGGCACGGTGGTCACCGTGGACGGCACGGCCGGGCGGGTCACCATCGGCTACACGCCGGCGGTCCGGCGCGACCGGCCGGGGCCGCCGCCGGAGCCGGACGCCGACCTGCGGGGCCGTACGGCCGACGGGCACCCGGTGGCCCTGCTCGCCAACATCGGCGGCGCCGCGGAGCTCGCCGGCGCCCGGGTCGAGGGCGTCGGGCTGTTCCGCACCGAACTGCTGTTCCAGCACCACATCGACCCGCCCACCAAGGCCGAGCAGGTCGCCGCGTATGCCGAGGTCTTCGCGGCCATGCCCGGGCGGCAGGTGATCGTGCGGACGCTCGACGCCGGCTCGGACAAGCCGCTGCCCTTCCTGGGTGGGCACGTCGAGCCCAACCCGGCGCTCGGCCTGCGCGGGTTGCGGGTGGCCCGACGGCACGGCGACATCCTCCGCACCCAGATCGCAGCGATCGCGGCCGCCGCCCGCGGCTCGAGCGCCCGGGTCGCGGTGATGGCACCCATGGTCACCACGGTCGCCGAGGCGGCGCAGTTCGCCGCGCTGTGCCGCGACGCCGGGCTGCCCACGGTCGGCGTGATGATCGAGGTGCCGGCCGCCGCGCTCCGCTCGGCGCAGATCCTGCAGACGGTCGACTTCCTCAGCGTCGGCACCAACGACCTCAGCCAGTACGCGTTCGCGGCCGATCGGCGCAGCGGGGAGCTGGCCGACCTGCTCGACCCGTGGCAACCCGTGCTGTTGTCGCTGATCGCCCAGTGCGCCGCGGCCGGTGCGGCGGTCGGCCGTCCCGTCGGGGTGTGCGGCGAGGCGGCCGCGGATCCCGCTTTCGCGGTGGTGCTGGCCGGGCTGGGCGTCACCAGTCTCTCCATGTCGCCCCCGTCCGTGCCCGCGGTGCGTGCCGCGCTGGCGGCGTACACGTGGGATGAATGTCGGGCCGCCGCACAGCGGGCGCTCGCCGCCCCCGATCCCGCGTCCGCCCGCGCCGCGGTCACCCACGGCCGGGCGTCGGACGACCGGGGCCCGCCACGACACGCCGGCTGA
- a CDS encoding glycoside hydrolase family 15 protein: protein MALPIEEYAIIADTQTAALVGRNGSIDWLCVPRFDSGAIFAALLGDEENGHWTIAPVADVIAVRRRYRPDTMVLETEFKTADGVVRLIDFMPPRDEAPDVVRIVEGVRGRVPMTMRLRLRFDYGHVVPWVYREQDALVAVAGPDAVWLRTPVETHGENMATRADFEVGPDERTSFVLTWRASHLPPPEPIDPAHELGVTEGYWQGWVSACTYEGEWRDAVVRSLLTLKALTYAPTGGIVAAATTSLPEKLGGVRNWDYRFCWLRDATITLQSLLYSGFQSEALAWRKWLLRAIAGNPAELQIMYGVAGERRLDEYVAEWLAGYDGNPVRIGNAAAEQFQLDVYGEVMDALHQGRRAGLKAADPAWGLQVKLMEFVEQHWTDPDEGIWEVRGGPKQFVHSKLMAWVAADRAVKAVEEFGLPGPVERWAELRETIRTDILEKGYDPERRTFTQFYGSDELDAALLMVPLVGFLPATDERVVGTVEAIERHLLVDGFVQRYTQHPDTDVDGLPPGEGAFLACTFWLADNYALMGRHEEAREVFERLLALRNDVGLLSEEYDQAERRLVGNFPQAFSHVPLIDTARTLSAATAPTEARVREGLKEGYSSPSKASKASSMTSPAT from the coding sequence ATGGCCCTGCCCATCGAGGAGTACGCGATCATCGCCGACACGCAGACCGCCGCCCTGGTGGGTCGCAACGGCTCGATCGACTGGCTGTGCGTGCCCCGGTTCGACTCCGGGGCGATCTTCGCGGCCCTGCTCGGCGACGAGGAGAACGGTCACTGGACCATCGCACCGGTCGCCGACGTGATCGCCGTGCGGCGCAGGTACCGGCCGGACACGATGGTGCTGGAGACCGAGTTCAAGACCGCCGACGGCGTCGTCCGGCTGATCGACTTCATGCCGCCCCGGGACGAGGCCCCCGACGTCGTCCGCATCGTGGAGGGCGTCCGCGGCCGCGTGCCGATGACGATGCGGTTGCGCCTGCGCTTCGACTACGGCCACGTGGTGCCGTGGGTCTACCGGGAACAGGACGCGCTGGTGGCGGTGGCCGGTCCGGACGCCGTCTGGCTGCGGACGCCCGTCGAGACACACGGCGAGAACATGGCCACCCGGGCGGACTTCGAGGTCGGGCCGGACGAGCGTACGTCCTTCGTGCTGACCTGGCGTGCCTCGCACCTGCCGCCGCCCGAGCCGATCGACCCGGCCCACGAGCTCGGCGTCACCGAAGGGTACTGGCAGGGCTGGGTCTCAGCCTGCACCTACGAGGGCGAGTGGCGGGACGCGGTCGTCCGGTCCCTGCTGACTCTGAAGGCCCTGACCTACGCACCGACCGGCGGCATCGTCGCCGCGGCGACCACCTCCCTGCCCGAAAAGCTGGGCGGCGTCCGCAACTGGGACTACCGGTTCTGCTGGCTGCGCGACGCCACGATCACGCTGCAGTCCCTGCTCTACTCCGGATTCCAGAGCGAGGCGCTGGCGTGGCGCAAGTGGCTGCTGCGGGCCATCGCGGGCAACCCGGCCGAACTACAGATCATGTACGGCGTGGCGGGCGAGCGCCGCCTCGACGAGTACGTCGCCGAGTGGCTGGCCGGCTATGACGGCAACCCGGTGCGGATCGGCAACGCGGCCGCCGAGCAGTTCCAGCTCGACGTCTACGGCGAGGTGATGGACGCGCTGCACCAGGGCCGGCGCGCAGGGCTGAAGGCCGCGGATCCCGCCTGGGGGCTCCAGGTCAAGCTCATGGAGTTCGTCGAGCAGCACTGGACGGATCCCGACGAGGGCATCTGGGAAGTGCGCGGCGGGCCGAAGCAGTTCGTGCACTCCAAGCTGATGGCCTGGGTCGCCGCCGACCGCGCCGTCAAGGCGGTGGAGGAGTTCGGCCTGCCCGGCCCGGTCGAGCGGTGGGCGGAACTGCGCGAGACCATCCGCACCGACATCCTGGAGAAGGGGTACGACCCCGAGCGCCGCACCTTCACCCAGTTCTACGGCTCCGACGAGCTGGACGCCGCGCTACTGATGGTGCCGCTGGTCGGCTTCCTGCCCGCCACCGACGAACGGGTCGTGGGCACGGTGGAGGCGATCGAGCGACACCTGCTCGTGGACGGCTTCGTGCAGCGCTACACCCAGCACCCGGACACCGACGTCGACGGCCTGCCGCCCGGCGAGGGCGCCTTCCTCGCCTGCACGTTCTGGCTGGCCGACAACTACGCGCTGATGGGCCGGCACGAGGAGGCGCGCGAGGTCTTCGAACGCCTCCTCGCCCTGCGCAACGACGTCGGGCTGCTCTCCGAGGAGTACGACCAGGCCGAGCGGCGGCTGGTGGGCAACTTCCCGCAGGCGTTCAGCCACGTGCCGCTGATCGACACCGCCCGGACCCTGTCGGCCGCGACCGCCCCCACCGAGGCGCGCGTCCGCGAGGGCCTGAAGGAGGGTTACTCCTCGCCCTCGAAGGCGTCGAAGGCCTCGTCCATGACCTCGCCGGCGACGTAG
- a CDS encoding lysylphosphatidylglycerol synthase transmembrane domain-containing protein, translating into MADTTPPWWRRGPVVAAVVVLILLTELIIGWRPLMEAIDQLRTPQWNWVAGALVAEVASMGSYARMQRALLRGAGTKVQVRKHVALAYAAHSLSATLPGGPVFSTTFNFQHMRRFGASPAVASWCIALSGVLSTGALVVIGAVFGILTRSTGSWQTLLTYMGGALLVALTVRLLAQHPEWLIRPARLLLSGANRIRRRPPAAGHARLAGFVDQLRSVRVRPLDFAYAVLLAVANWLLDALCLWMCCIAVGADDIGPAPLVIAYCAGMAAASVPIVPGGLGVVDGALILGLVAGGLATGSAVAAVVLYRLISFGFIIGMGWLVWAVMRARARTPRGVPAR; encoded by the coding sequence ATGGCCGACACGACCCCGCCCTGGTGGCGCCGCGGCCCCGTGGTGGCCGCGGTGGTCGTGCTCATCCTGCTCACCGAGCTGATCATCGGCTGGCGGCCGCTCATGGAGGCGATCGACCAGCTCCGGACGCCGCAGTGGAACTGGGTCGCCGGCGCGCTCGTCGCCGAGGTGGCCTCGATGGGCTCGTACGCCCGCATGCAGCGCGCCCTGCTGCGCGGCGCCGGCACCAAGGTGCAGGTCCGCAAGCACGTGGCCCTGGCGTACGCGGCGCACTCGCTGAGCGCCACCCTGCCCGGCGGCCCGGTGTTCTCGACCACCTTCAACTTCCAGCACATGCGGCGCTTCGGCGCGTCCCCGGCGGTGGCCTCCTGGTGCATCGCGCTCAGCGGGGTGCTGTCGACCGGCGCGCTGGTCGTGATCGGGGCCGTCTTCGGCATCCTGACGCGCAGCACGGGAAGCTGGCAGACGCTGCTCACGTACATGGGTGGCGCGCTGCTGGTGGCGCTGACCGTCCGGTTGCTGGCACAGCATCCGGAGTGGCTGATCAGGCCCGCGCGCCTGCTGCTCAGCGGGGCCAACCGGATCCGTCGACGGCCGCCCGCGGCCGGGCACGCCCGGTTGGCCGGCTTCGTCGACCAGCTTCGGTCCGTGCGCGTCCGGCCGCTCGACTTCGCGTACGCCGTCCTGCTCGCGGTGGCCAACTGGCTACTCGACGCGCTGTGCCTCTGGATGTGCTGCATCGCCGTGGGTGCGGACGACATCGGCCCCGCGCCGCTCGTGATCGCCTACTGCGCGGGGATGGCGGCGGCGAGCGTACCGATCGTCCCCGGCGGCCTCGGCGTGGTCGACGGTGCCCTCATCCTGGGCCTGGTGGCAGGGGGTCTCGCCACCGGCTCCGCGGTCGCGGCCGTGGTGCTCTACCGGTTGATCAGCTTCGGCTTCATCATCGGCATGGGCTGGCTGGTCTGGGCGGTGATGCGCGCTAGGGCAAGAACTCCTCGGGGCGTACCGGCCCGCTAG
- a CDS encoding hemolysin family protein, protein MGGYSWQIALVVILVLLNAVFAGSEMALVSLRESQLQRLERASRTGVTLARLARDPNRFLATIQIGITLAGFLASAAAAVSLAQPLIGPLAFLGGAAEPAAIILVTLLLTFFTLVLGELAPKRIAMQRAESWALAVARPLNLLATLTRPVVWLLGKASDAVVRISGGDPDTAREEVTSEEIRDIVATQDSFSAEQRSIISGAFEIADRTLREILVPRRDVFTLPAVLRADEALRRLAEAGHSRAPVTGPLGLDDVLGVVHLRELVDADGPVIAHVFAPLFLPETLKVSDAMPQMRAQRQQIALVVDEHGTAGGIVTMEDLVEEIVGEIYDETDRDVRSVVHEDDGAMLLAGTFPIHDLPDIGVDVDRSAGDYTTVAGLLLARLGHIPEQPGEVVEIDGHTAEVTEVTGRAITAVRLRALSATVQPDLLASARPDSPG, encoded by the coding sequence ATGGGTGGTTATAGCTGGCAGATCGCGCTCGTCGTGATCCTCGTCCTGCTCAATGCGGTCTTCGCCGGCAGCGAAATGGCTCTGGTGTCGCTGCGTGAGAGTCAGCTACAGCGGCTGGAACGGGCGTCCCGGACGGGCGTCACGCTGGCGCGGCTCGCCCGCGACCCCAACCGCTTCCTCGCCACCATCCAGATAGGCATCACGCTGGCCGGCTTCCTGGCGTCGGCGGCCGCGGCCGTCTCGCTGGCCCAGCCGCTGATCGGCCCGCTCGCCTTCCTCGGCGGCGCCGCCGAACCGGCCGCGATCATCCTGGTGACGCTTCTGCTGACGTTCTTCACCCTGGTCCTCGGCGAGCTGGCCCCGAAGCGCATCGCGATGCAGCGCGCCGAGAGCTGGGCCCTCGCCGTGGCGCGACCGCTGAATCTGCTCGCCACCCTGACCCGGCCCGTCGTCTGGCTGCTCGGCAAGGCCAGCGACGCGGTCGTGCGGATCAGCGGCGGCGATCCGGACACGGCCCGCGAGGAGGTGACCAGCGAGGAGATCCGCGACATCGTGGCCACCCAGGACAGCTTCTCCGCCGAGCAGCGCTCGATCATCAGCGGTGCCTTCGAGATCGCCGACCGTACGCTGCGCGAGATCCTCGTGCCCCGGCGCGACGTGTTCACGCTGCCGGCCGTGCTCCGCGCCGACGAGGCGCTGCGGCGGCTGGCCGAGGCGGGTCACTCCCGGGCGCCGGTGACCGGCCCGCTGGGGCTCGACGACGTTCTCGGCGTCGTGCACCTGCGGGAACTGGTCGACGCGGACGGTCCGGTCATCGCTCACGTCTTCGCGCCGCTCTTCCTGCCCGAGACGCTGAAGGTCTCCGACGCGATGCCCCAGATGCGCGCGCAGCGGCAGCAGATCGCCCTGGTGGTGGACGAGCACGGCACGGCGGGCGGCATCGTCACCATGGAGGACCTGGTGGAGGAGATCGTGGGCGAGATCTACGACGAGACCGACCGGGACGTGCGGTCGGTGGTCCACGAGGACGACGGCGCGATGCTGCTTGCGGGCACGTTCCCGATCCATGACCTGCCCGACATCGGCGTCGACGTGGACCGGTCCGCGGGCGACTACACCACGGTGGCCGGGCTCCTGTTGGCCCGGCTCGGACACATCCCCGAGCAGCCGGGCGAGGTGGTCGAGATCGACGGGCACACCGCCGAGGTCACCGAGGTCACGGGACGGGCCATCACCGCCGTACGCCTGCGCGCTCTTTCAGCAACCGTTCAGCCGGACTTGTTAGCTTCTGCCCGACCTGACAGTCCTGGGTAG
- a CDS encoding PTS lactose transporter subunit IIB has protein sequence MGSIEGRSVRKLVVACDAGMGSSVMLAGQIRRELRKLPVTVEHHPVAAIPADADVVLCQAGLADRARAGAPGSVVVGFRLFLGDPAVARVVAAVKEGGMVVGTTGG, from the coding sequence ATGGGCAGCATCGAGGGCCGCAGCGTCCGCAAGCTCGTGGTCGCCTGCGACGCGGGCATGGGCAGCAGCGTCATGCTCGCCGGGCAGATCCGTCGGGAGCTACGCAAACTGCCGGTGACGGTGGAGCACCACCCGGTCGCCGCCATCCCGGCCGACGCGGACGTCGTGCTCTGCCAGGCGGGGCTCGCCGACCGCGCCCGGGCCGGCGCGCCCGGCTCGGTCGTGGTCGGTTTCCGCCTGTTCCTGGGCGATCCGGCCGTGGCGCGGGTGGTGGCCGCCGTCAAAGAGGGCGGCATGGTCGTCGGCACCACGGGAGGCTGA
- a CDS encoding PTS mannitol transporter subunit IICB, protein MAELYVPAAQDTGVKARVQRFGGYLAGMVMPNIAAFIAWGLITALFFENGWVPNEKFAALIGPMAHVLLPVLIGYTGGRMVHAQRGAVVGAVATIGLVVGAESPMFFGAMIVGPLAAYGLKLVDGLTAGRIRPGFEMLVENFTAGIVGGVAALAGVLAIGPVMRVFTEAAGSGVRFLVEHHLLPAAALLIEPAKVLFLNNAINHGVLGPLGIAESSDAGKSILFMLETNPGPGFGILLAYLCFGPRALRPSVPAAMAIQFLGGIHEIYFPYVLMKPSMVLAAVCGGAAGIATFLVTGVGLVATPSPGSIFAYLAETPRGDHFGVLAGVVVAAGVSFVVGSLLLGFGRLARDEEGI, encoded by the coding sequence GTGGCCGAGCTGTACGTTCCCGCCGCACAGGACACCGGCGTCAAGGCGCGCGTGCAGCGCTTCGGCGGATATCTCGCGGGCATGGTGATGCCCAACATCGCCGCCTTCATCGCCTGGGGCCTGATCACCGCCCTGTTCTTCGAGAACGGCTGGGTGCCGAACGAGAAGTTCGCCGCCCTCATCGGCCCCATGGCCCACGTGCTGCTGCCGGTCCTCATCGGATACACCGGCGGGCGGATGGTGCACGCCCAGCGGGGCGCGGTCGTCGGCGCGGTGGCCACCATCGGGCTGGTGGTGGGCGCCGAGTCGCCGATGTTCTTCGGCGCCATGATCGTCGGGCCGCTGGCCGCGTACGGTCTCAAGCTCGTCGACGGCCTCACCGCCGGCCGGATCCGCCCCGGCTTCGAGATGCTCGTGGAGAACTTCACCGCGGGCATCGTCGGCGGCGTCGCCGCGCTCGCCGGCGTGCTGGCGATCGGCCCGGTCATGCGGGTCTTCACCGAGGCGGCGGGCAGCGGAGTCCGGTTTCTCGTGGAACACCATCTTCTGCCCGCCGCGGCCCTGCTCATCGAGCCGGCGAAGGTGCTGTTCCTCAACAACGCGATCAACCACGGGGTGCTGGGTCCGCTGGGGATCGCCGAGTCGTCGGACGCCGGCAAGTCGATCCTCTTCATGCTCGAGACCAACCCGGGGCCGGGGTTCGGGATCCTGCTCGCCTATCTGTGCTTCGGCCCGCGGGCGCTGCGCCCCAGCGTGCCCGCGGCGATGGCGATCCAGTTCCTGGGCGGCATCCACGAGATCTATTTCCCGTACGTGCTGATGAAGCCGAGCATGGTGCTCGCGGCCGTCTGCGGCGGCGCCGCCGGGATCGCGACGTTCCTGGTGACCGGGGTCGGCCTGGTCGCCACCCCCTCGCCGGGCAGCATCTTCGCGTATCTTGCGGAGACCCCCCGCGGTGACCATTTCGGTGTGCTGGCCGGCGTGGTGGTGGCGGCCGGCGTGTCCTTCGTGGTCGGTTCCCTGCTGCTGGGCTTCGGCCGCCTGGCGCGCGACGAGGAAGGCATCTGA
- a CDS encoding magnesium transporter MgtE N-terminal domain-containing protein — protein MPTEHVVTMLNATPPQRAVGVLLSMPRDRIDALLGAMDGRLIAKLLIAAEPERRATLLGHLDDARLAAELALLPLVEAAAVLAALPAERARPQLDRVSSEDLAMLLDAMPGPQRRRLVEVLEPMRLAGLRRVAYDKRVVESLRRTAAGLQWVPDDRDSNLLAGVLHRLFGVALRYLDSGRLPPAAVTSAQRAFAAQQVHGLLIVTNALPSVEAEERAADPDAGIPTLVITWDPDDNDGVLGRALVRLAG, from the coding sequence ATGCCGACGGAACACGTCGTCACGATGCTCAACGCCACGCCGCCACAGCGCGCGGTCGGGGTGCTGCTCAGCATGCCCCGGGACCGGATCGACGCGCTGCTCGGTGCCATGGACGGCCGGCTGATCGCCAAGCTGCTGATCGCCGCCGAGCCGGAGCGGCGCGCCACGCTCCTCGGCCATCTCGACGACGCCCGGCTCGCCGCCGAGCTGGCCCTGCTGCCCCTGGTCGAGGCCGCCGCGGTGCTGGCCGCGCTTCCCGCCGAGCGGGCCCGGCCGCAGCTCGACCGGGTCTCCTCGGAGGACCTGGCGATGCTGCTCGACGCCATGCCGGGTCCCCAGCGGCGGCGGCTCGTCGAGGTGCTGGAGCCGATGCGCCTGGCCGGCCTGCGCCGCGTCGCGTACGACAAACGGGTCGTCGAGTCCCTGCGCCGCACCGCCGCCGGGCTGCAGTGGGTCCCTGACGACCGGGACAGCAACCTGCTCGCCGGGGTGCTGCACCGGCTCTTCGGCGTCGCGCTGCGCTATCTGGACTCGGGCCGGCTGCCTCCGGCGGCGGTCACCTCCGCCCAACGGGCCTTCGCCGCCCAGCAGGTGCACGGATTACTCATCGTCACCAACGCCCTGCCGAGCGTCGAGGCGGAGGAACGGGCGGCCGATCCGGACGCGGGCATACCCACCCTGGTGATCACCTGGGATCCCGACGACAATGACGGCGTGCTGGGGCGTGCGCTGGTGAGGCTGGCCGGATGA
- a CDS encoding sporulation protein — protein sequence MGFKKLLGAFGVGGPSVDTVLASPDTRPGAPLTGQVNLVGGSHDADIEHVTLGLVTRIEVEGAGGEYAADGEFHRVAVSGAMRLAAGQRVSLPFQIMMPWETPITSVYGQHLRGMTMGVRTELAIARAVDKGDLDPVAVHPLPVQERILEAFGRLGFTFKRADLEYGRIAGVHQTLPFYQEIEYYPPAQYAHGINEVELTFVTNPHTVEVVLEFDKRGGMFSGGHDTFGRYTVPHGDADSADWAQVVDGWVRQALSHYQSMPGFGHVQHGHGRGHRGMGVGGVAAGVVGGLAAGYVAGEVMDEAFDAFEGEE from the coding sequence GTGGGCTTCAAGAAGCTGCTGGGCGCCTTCGGCGTGGGTGGTCCGAGCGTCGACACCGTGCTGGCGTCACCGGACACCCGGCCCGGCGCGCCACTGACCGGGCAGGTGAACCTCGTCGGCGGGTCCCACGACGCCGACATCGAGCACGTCACGCTCGGTCTCGTCACCCGCATCGAGGTCGAGGGCGCCGGCGGGGAGTACGCCGCCGACGGCGAGTTCCACCGGGTGGCGGTGAGCGGCGCGATGCGCCTCGCCGCGGGACAGCGGGTGTCGCTGCCCTTCCAGATCATGATGCCCTGGGAGACGCCGATCACCTCGGTCTACGGCCAGCACCTGCGCGGGATGACCATGGGCGTGCGCACCGAGCTGGCCATCGCCCGGGCCGTCGACAAGGGAGACCTGGACCCGGTGGCGGTGCACCCGCTGCCCGTTCAGGAGCGCATCCTCGAGGCCTTCGGCCGGCTCGGCTTCACGTTCAAGCGTGCCGACCTAGAGTACGGCCGGATCGCGGGCGTGCACCAGACGCTGCCGTTCTACCAGGAGATCGAGTACTACCCGCCGGCGCAATACGCGCACGGCATCAACGAGGTCGAGCTCACGTTCGTCACCAACCCGCACACCGTCGAGGTGGTCCTGGAGTTCGACAAGCGCGGCGGCATGTTCAGCGGTGGCCACGACACCTTCGGCCGCTACACCGTGCCGCACGGCGACGCCGACTCCGCGGACTGGGCCCAGGTCGTCGACGGCTGGGTGCGGCAGGCGCTCAGCCACTACCAGAGCATGCCCGGCTTCGGTCACGTCCAGCACGGCCACGGGCGCGGACACCGGGGCATGGGCGTCGGCGGCGTCGCCGCGGGCGTCGTCGGGGGACTGGCCGCGGGCTACGTCGCCGGCGAGGTCATGGACGAGGCCTTCGACGCCTTCGAGGGCGAGGAGTAA